A region of ANME-2 cluster archaeon DNA encodes the following proteins:
- a CDS encoding DEAD/DEAH box helicase, with translation MSLVILIRPIKSAIELLPLKNGSNTASFIGNLVLRQTPKGPRPFKFRVIDGKTEDRRPPTQAVELLRIADLILVAGHGDAAAKKEIIEMLDGYQLGYEQAQVCRLCISQGRYTPVDLGSVRFRGELVCENCALSELHREIQLCSKRMAEESIERLFAQLLRTRDLDRMLVLLDPKKMDRELTLFDRVRASGSVTLVKVHDMKLDKRLKSILPKTLLPVQSISIGSGLLDRKNQLVVSATATGKTLIGEIGGVSNILSGRGKMLFLVPLVALANQKYDQFTNKYSPLGLTTALKVGQSRIGKGKGKGKLGKMRTSIDSDIIVGTYEGIDHLLRSGGAKRLGDVGTVVMDEVHMIEDPERGPRLDGLIARLRHLYPQCQFIYLSATVGNPGWLADGLGSELVEYEERPVPLERHLIFGGPSEKLRLINQLAKEEYNRKSSKGFRGQTIVFTNSRRNCHKLSDALQIRAAAYHGGLPYSERRRIEEGFANGRIPVVVTTAALAAGVDFPASQVIFEGLTMGIEWLKQGEFLQMQGRAGRPDYHDRGVVVVMAEPDKRLGHGESEDHVAFRLLKGEVPPLTVGVDEDAGLEQVLASAIIWGERDIIRTVDSMRLGGTDTDQLIGELLDRGYLKVSGQRVSPTLAGRIMSTYFMNHDQLSIIKDGINWGLESVNILAGLDVFDQAFFTGADRISASLNVRLPSRVFQGGAMEMALSGDSLAKLDSTTARKLMNFAADFLTCTCKGSPYCGCPERKFSSKLLDMRCEGMKPVDMIDALTQHYGIFAYPADVIEYLETSARYLEAIQKLAKGQGKLEVAEEVGKLFKCIVG, from the coding sequence ATGTCTCTTGTCATACTTATCAGGCCCATAAAGTCAGCCATTGAACTGCTGCCCCTGAAAAACGGCAGCAATACAGCCTCATTTATAGGCAACTTGGTATTAAGGCAAACCCCAAAAGGCCCACGTCCATTCAAGTTCAGGGTTATAGACGGTAAGACCGAAGACCGAAGACCTCCCACGCAAGCCGTGGAACTGCTCAGGATAGCTGACCTTATACTGGTTGCCGGGCACGGAGATGCTGCTGCTAAAAAGGAAATTATTGAAATGCTGGATGGCTACCAGCTCGGATATGAACAAGCGCAGGTTTGCCGCCTGTGCATTTCACAGGGACGATACACACCTGTGGATTTAGGGTCAGTGCGGTTCAGGGGCGAGTTGGTATGTGAGAACTGCGCTTTATCTGAACTTCACAGGGAAATACAGTTGTGCAGTAAAAGAATGGCTGAAGAAAGTATCGAAAGATTATTTGCACAACTGCTCAGGACCCGTGACCTGGACCGTATGCTGGTCTTGCTTGACCCTAAAAAAATGGACCGTGAACTGACATTATTTGATCGTGTCCGTGCCAGCGGCAGTGTTACCCTGGTCAAAGTACATGACATGAAACTGGACAAGCGGCTGAAAAGTATCCTGCCTAAAACACTGCTGCCGGTCCAGTCCATTTCGATTGGGTCCGGACTGCTTGACAGGAAGAACCAGCTTGTAGTATCAGCCACTGCCACTGGCAAGACACTCATCGGCGAGATAGGGGGAGTCAGCAACATTCTATCAGGCAGGGGAAAGATGCTCTTTTTGGTCCCGTTAGTGGCACTGGCCAACCAGAAATATGACCAGTTCACAAACAAATACTCACCACTCGGCCTGACAACAGCCCTGAAGGTCGGGCAAAGCCGCATTGGTAAGGGCAAGGGTAAGGGTAAACTGGGGAAAATGCGCACGTCCATTGATTCTGATATCATTGTGGGCACGTATGAGGGGATCGACCACCTGCTGAGGTCAGGCGGTGCAAAGAGGCTTGGTGATGTGGGTACTGTGGTCATGGACGAAGTGCACATGATAGAGGACCCTGAGAGGGGACCAAGGCTGGACGGCCTGATAGCAAGGCTCAGGCACCTGTATCCACAGTGCCAGTTCATCTACCTCTCGGCCACAGTCGGCAATCCCGGATGGCTTGCAGATGGCCTGGGGAGCGAGCTTGTCGAGTATGAGGAAAGACCTGTGCCACTCGAGCGTCACCTGATCTTTGGCGGGCCGTCTGAGAAACTACGGCTTATCAACCAGCTGGCAAAGGAGGAATATAACAGGAAGTCCTCCAAAGGTTTCAGGGGACAGACCATTGTATTTACAAATTCAAGGCGGAACTGCCACAAGTTATCGGATGCCCTGCAAATACGTGCGGCAGCTTACCATGGGGGGCTGCCGTACAGTGAACGGCGCAGGATAGAAGAAGGATTTGCCAACGGCAGGATACCTGTGGTTGTTACTACTGCAGCACTGGCAGCAGGTGTGGATTTTCCTGCATCCCAGGTGATATTCGAAGGGCTTACAATGGGTATCGAGTGGCTGAAACAGGGCGAGTTTTTGCAAATGCAGGGGCGAGCCGGCAGGCCGGACTATCATGACAGGGGCGTGGTTGTGGTCATGGCCGAACCTGATAAACGCTTAGGGCATGGTGAGAGTGAGGACCATGTGGCGTTTCGGTTGCTTAAGGGTGAAGTACCTCCGCTAACGGTGGGGGTGGATGAAGATGCAGGACTTGAGCAGGTGCTGGCATCTGCAATTATTTGGGGTGAGCGGGACATCATCAGGACAGTGGATTCCATGAGACTGGGTGGCACTGACACGGACCAACTTATAGGTGAATTGCTGGATAGGGGGTACTTGAAGGTCTCTGGACAACGTGTAAGTCCTACCCTGGCGGGACGTATAATGAGCACATATTTCATGAACCATGACCAGTTATCCATTATTAAGGATGGAATAAACTGGGGACTGGAAAGCGTAAATATCCTGGCAGGACTGGATGTGTTCGACCAGGCATTTTTTACAGGTGCCGACCGGATATCAGCCAGCTTGAATGTCCGCCTGCCTTCAAGGGTTTTCCAGGGCGGTGCAATGGAAATGGCATTATCAGGTGACAGCCTGGCAAAACTTGACAGTACGACTGCCCGCAAACTGATGAACTTTGCTGCTGATTTTTTAACCTGTACCTGTAAAGGTTCACCTTATTGCGGATGCCCTGAGCGTAAGTTCTCAAGCAAATTACTGGATATGCGGTGTGAAGGGATGAAGCCGGTTGATATGATCGATGCCTTGACGCAGCATTATGGAATATTTGCCTATCCTGCTGATGTGATTGAATATCTTGAAACATCTGCCCGGTACCTTGAAGCTATCCAGAAGCTTGCAAAAGGCCAGGGGAAGCTTGAAGTGGCAGAAGAGGTGGGTAAATTATTCAAATGTATTGTCGGGTAA
- a CDS encoding (Fe-S)-binding protein, translating into MSARIKVANPNRCIGCYSCMLACSRVNAKTASLIDSAIDIRTSGGIESGLEIIVCRSCIDPPCARACPTGALTPRNGGGVILDKDLCDSCMTCASACLPRAIHFDKAGMPVICTHCGVCARFCSHDVLELRKTEVL; encoded by the coding sequence TTGTCTGCAAGAATAAAAGTCGCTAATCCTAACAGGTGTATAGGTTGTTATAGCTGTATGCTGGCTTGCAGCCGGGTAAATGCAAAAACGGCATCGCTCATAGATAGTGCTATCGATATCAGGACATCAGGCGGTATCGAGAGCGGTCTTGAAATTATCGTTTGTCGCTCATGTATAGACCCGCCGTGTGCACGGGCATGCCCCACGGGTGCACTCACACCACGCAACGGTGGCGGTGTAATACTGGATAAGGACCTATGTGATTCGTGCATGACATGTGCCAGTGCCTGCCTGCCCCGAGCTATACATTTTGACAAGGCCGGCATGCCCGTTATCTGTACCCATTGTGGTGTATGTGCCAGGTTTTGCAGCCATGACGTACTTGAACTGAGAAAGACCGAGGTGCTATAA
- a CDS encoding aldehyde ferredoxin oxidoreductase family protein: MWSNVLYIDLDTGEHKVKDRADLFDKYLGGTGVATQLLLEECPPGTDPFSPKAPIIFSIGPLNTIFPCVSKTVSMFKSPMTGELGESHAGGRLSMAMRFAGYDSIVIKGRAEKPCYLSIHDDEVQIKDATSIWNVSSVEVIGKILREVEPGKGRRSIMRIGGAGVKMVRYANVNVDTYRHFGRLGLGAVFGSKNLKAIVISGTEDVEIPEIAPYSKMYNKLYDAVVDTEVMDKYHDLGTAANINVLNQLKGLPTRNLKQSGFENAENISGEYFADNLLLRKIACSNCPIGCIHIAMLKTTFQKGHEFEVNHISYDYELIYSLGTNLGINLAEDVLRLIDRCERYGLDIMSTGGVLAWATESYERDLITPTDTLGIALRFGDTNNYLKMIDKIVEMPNKFYQTLAKGTVAAAAEYGGEDFAVNLGGLEIAGYHTGPASIVGQMVGVRHSHLDNGGYSIDQKAASQQLTGEQMVDKLIYEDYWRMINNSLVACLFARGVYGEQTIIDALASVGIKKTRDELETLGREIFLAKYEFKKQQGFDVDKIKVPGRFYETISQLGMIKEETIREMLELYKKKTGI; this comes from the coding sequence ATGTGGTCCAACGTACTCTATATTGATCTTGATACAGGCGAGCATAAGGTAAAGGACCGTGCCGACCTGTTCGATAAATACCTGGGCGGTACGGGCGTGGCCACCCAACTGTTACTGGAAGAATGCCCGCCCGGAACAGACCCGTTCTCACCAAAAGCCCCGATAATATTCAGCATAGGACCACTTAACACGATCTTCCCGTGCGTATCCAAAACTGTATCCATGTTCAAATCACCCATGACTGGGGAACTGGGCGAATCCCATGCGGGCGGGCGGCTGTCAATGGCCATGCGCTTTGCCGGGTATGACAGTATTGTAATAAAAGGCAGGGCAGAAAAACCGTGTTACCTGTCCATCCACGACGATGAAGTTCAGATTAAGGATGCCACCAGCATCTGGAACGTATCCTCAGTCGAGGTCATAGGCAAGATACTAAGGGAAGTGGAGCCGGGCAAGGGCAGGCGCAGCATTATGCGCATCGGCGGGGCTGGTGTGAAAATGGTGAGGTATGCCAACGTGAATGTGGACACCTACCGCCATTTCGGCAGGCTGGGCCTGGGTGCGGTCTTCGGCAGCAAGAACCTGAAAGCAATTGTGATCTCGGGCACTGAAGATGTAGAGATACCGGAGATAGCACCATACAGTAAAATGTACAATAAATTATATGATGCCGTTGTGGACACCGAGGTCATGGATAAGTACCACGATCTGGGGACTGCCGCCAACATCAATGTCCTGAACCAGTTAAAAGGACTGCCTACCCGCAACCTCAAGCAGTCAGGTTTCGAGAATGCCGAGAACATATCCGGCGAATACTTTGCTGACAACCTGCTGCTTCGCAAGATCGCATGCAGCAACTGCCCCATCGGCTGCATACATATCGCCATGCTCAAGACAACCTTCCAGAAAGGGCATGAGTTCGAAGTGAACCACATCAGTTATGATTATGAACTTATTTACTCACTGGGTACTAACCTTGGGATCAACCTTGCCGAGGACGTGCTGCGCCTCATTGACAGGTGCGAGCGCTACGGCCTTGATATTATGAGTACGGGAGGCGTACTGGCATGGGCCACCGAAAGCTATGAGAGGGACCTGATCACCCCGACAGATACCCTGGGTATAGCACTTCGCTTTGGAGACACGAACAATTACCTGAAGATGATCGATAAGATCGTGGAGATGCCAAACAAATTCTACCAGACACTGGCCAAAGGTACTGTGGCTGCGGCAGCAGAATACGGTGGTGAGGACTTTGCTGTGAACCTGGGCGGCCTGGAGATAGCGGGTTACCATACCGGTCCTGCTTCTATAGTAGGGCAGATGGTGGGTGTGCGGCATTCCCACCTTGACAACGGTGGATATAGTATTGACCAGAAAGCTGCAAGCCAGCAATTAACTGGAGAACAGATGGTGGACAAGCTCATTTATGAGGATTACTGGCGTATGATCAACAACTCCCTGGTGGCATGTCTCTTTGCAAGAGGAGTATATGGTGAACAAACTATCATCGATGCCCTGGCCAGCGTGGGTATTAAAAAGACCAGGGACGAACTTGAAACATTGGGCCGTGAGATATTCCTTGCAAAATATGAGTTCAAGAAGCAGCAGGGTTTTGACGTGGACAAAATAAAAGTTCCCGGGCGTTTCTATGAAACCATATCCCAACTGGGAATGATAAAGGAAGAGACCATCCGGGAAATGCTGGAATTGTATAAGAAGAAAACCGGAATATAA
- a CDS encoding glucosyl-3-phosphoglycerate synthase, protein MDFMQERITTIHDFRIEERSLCLALEDIAKERPMTLLIPMLFEEIFGDHIENILKEINESNFLTKVVIALAADDEQQYIQVKQYFSKLEIPCIIVWCDGPSVQQVIEELKEKDLDITMFSGKGKDTWIALGVATLDSYAIAMHDADIVFYSRVLPAKLLYSVVEPDLDFFYNKGYYARIDMERLIMYGRVTRLLLSPLLNSLLEKTHYSSNFLKYMCAFKYPLSGEFGITSDLALNIRMPGDWGLEVGLLAEVFKNTALKRICQVDLGFYEHKHRPIKSDAEEGIQKMTKDITKTILRNLVELDGVDIDEAFMQSVNVLFKRAAQDRIRQYHADALFNGLNYSRHGEECIVEAFSKYVLSAGREYIQNPADVHLPDWKRAISAMPDIREKLKDAALNDFNNYG, encoded by the coding sequence ATGGATTTTATGCAGGAACGGATCACAACGATCCATGATTTCAGGATTGAAGAGAGATCCCTCTGTTTAGCATTAGAGGACATTGCAAAGGAGCGTCCAATGACGCTGCTGATACCTATGCTCTTTGAGGAGATATTTGGAGACCATATCGAAAATATTCTCAAAGAAATCAATGAATCAAACTTCCTTACTAAAGTTGTAATAGCACTTGCTGCCGATGATGAGCAGCAATATATCCAGGTCAAACAATATTTTTCAAAACTTGAGATACCCTGTATCATAGTGTGGTGCGACGGCCCCTCGGTACAACAGGTGATTGAAGAATTAAAGGAAAAAGACCTTGATATTACCATGTTTTCCGGTAAAGGGAAGGATACATGGATCGCCCTGGGGGTTGCAACACTCGACAGCTATGCCATAGCCATGCATGATGCGGATATTGTATTTTATTCCAGGGTCCTGCCTGCAAAACTGTTGTATTCGGTTGTTGAACCTGACCTGGATTTTTTTTATAACAAGGGCTATTATGCAAGGATAGATATGGAACGCCTGATCATGTACGGGCGTGTTACCAGGCTTCTGCTCAGTCCCCTGCTGAACTCACTCCTGGAAAAGACACACTACAGTTCTAATTTCCTGAAATACATGTGTGCATTCAAGTATCCGCTATCAGGTGAATTTGGCATTACCTCAGATCTTGCCCTCAACATCCGTATGCCAGGGGACTGGGGGCTGGAAGTAGGACTACTTGCCGAAGTTTTTAAGAATACTGCCCTTAAAAGGATTTGCCAGGTAGATCTAGGGTTTTACGAACACAAACACAGGCCTATTAAATCCGATGCTGAAGAAGGTATTCAAAAGATGACCAAAGACATCACCAAGACCATTTTAAGGAATCTGGTTGAACTTGACGGTGTGGACATAGACGAGGCTTTTATGCAAAGTGTGAATGTACTGTTCAAACGTGCGGCCCAGGACCGTATCCGCCAGTACCATGCCGATGCCCTGTTTAACGGCCTGAATTACAGCAGGCATGGTGAAGAGTGCATAGTAGAAGCTTTCTCGAAATATGTGTTATCTGCGGGACGTGAATATATCCAGAATCCTGCGGATGTCCATCTCCCTGATTGGAAAAGAGCAATATCTGCTATGCCCGATATCAGGGAAAAGTTAAAGGATGCAGCTTTGAATGATTTTAATAACTATGGTTGA
- a CDS encoding glucoamylase, with protein sequence MDIIAAEKLFKNCVKVLHENQHPNGGFYASPPGTRYPFIYPRDHSICILGAIAADMLNEAKRGLEFMLAAQKPSGEFSQRYDVDGNDTSYKDLQIDGNGLVLYALNQYLKATGGLFYESLADRAFCSQYWEVIEKAVDFILQNKNDEINLIHTINSIHEYPAYEHGFEIYANSTCCAGLFGAVEIGEALNKDVEEWREQAEQVRQSILERLYSPRRRSFIKCIRVKYKSSDPIGYDAFASTVIDVDAVEYAPAHFGLIKETDLRNIKTVQRINKLLWDEELGGLNRYPELWDRNNGGYGPWLHFTCQLSNHYTAIGDQDMADKYLGWVVEMAHDNLLPEHISTVERFELWLEDYTNAKILRDSKLTMIENIRSHPKWKEGFAYVTMPLIWPHAEFIRAYTNYKHKFYTD encoded by the coding sequence TTATTCAAGAACTGTGTGAAAGTATTACATGAAAACCAACACCCCAATGGTGGTTTCTATGCCAGCCCGCCAGGTACGAGATATCCGTTCATCTATCCTCGTGACCATTCTATTTGTATCCTGGGCGCTATAGCGGCCGATATGTTAAATGAAGCTAAACGCGGACTTGAATTCATGCTGGCCGCCCAGAAACCTTCAGGTGAGTTCAGCCAGCGTTATGACGTAGACGGGAACGATACCAGTTATAAGGACTTGCAGATCGACGGCAACGGCCTGGTGCTCTATGCCCTTAACCAGTACCTCAAGGCCACTGGCGGCCTGTTCTACGAAAGCCTGGCAGACCGCGCCTTTTGCAGCCAGTACTGGGAAGTCATTGAAAAAGCTGTGGACTTCATACTCCAGAATAAGAACGACGAGATCAACCTCATCCATACTATTAACAGCATCCACGAATATCCTGCATATGAACATGGTTTTGAGATATATGCCAATTCCACATGCTGCGCCGGACTGTTCGGAGCTGTTGAGATTGGGGAAGCACTGAATAAAGATGTGGAAGAATGGCGGGAACAGGCAGAACAGGTCCGCCAGTCTATATTAGAACGGTTATATAGTCCAAGACGCAGGTCCTTTATAAAGTGCATCCGGGTAAAATACAAAAGTTCAGATCCAATAGGTTATGATGCCTTTGCCTCCACAGTCATAGATGTAGATGCTGTGGAATATGCTCCGGCCCATTTTGGCCTGATAAAAGAAACTGACCTGAGGAACATAAAAACAGTGCAACGTATTAACAAACTGCTATGGGACGAGGAACTGGGCGGCCTTAACAGGTATCCTGAACTCTGGGACCGGAACAATGGAGGATATGGACCCTGGCTCCACTTTACCTGCCAGCTATCCAACCATTATACAGCTATAGGAGATCAGGACATGGCCGATAAATACCTGGGCTGGGTGGTGGAGATGGCACATGATAACCTGCTGCCTGAACATATCTCTACAGTTGAACGCTTTGAATTGTGGTTAGAAGATTATACTAATGCCAAGATACTTAGGGACAGTAAACTCACAATGATCGAGAATATAAGGTCCCATCCAAAATGGAAAGAAGGGTTTGCTTACGTTACCATGCCCCTTATCTGGCCTCATGCCGAGTTTATCAGGGCGTATACAAATTATAAGCATAAATTCTATACGGATTAA